The genomic DNA GTTGTTCTCCTGAGAGGACGACGATCTAAACTCAGCTTTTTCAAACACAGCGTCACCAAAATGTATTCGAGTAGAAATAATTCAACTGGAAACTacatgaatatgcaaatgaggctcATCTGCATGGCCTCTGTTATGGCGTTGTGCAGTCAGCTGGCTTTGCGTTTGATGTGAACTCAGGATCAGGTTGTTGTTTCTGGATGACTGACGAGGACATGAAGTCTGTCGTTCAAACATCAGCTGACGGCCGCCGGCGCCGCGCTGAGCCCACGTCTGACATCACAAGTCTGTCTGCTCGATTGAGTCCAGAATCCTTTGATCCTCGGAGAGTAGACTCAGAACATTCTTGTCCCAGGAGTCAAAGCGTGGCGAGCCCGGAGGCCTGATGCCCGGAGGCCCGATGCCCGGAGGCCCGATGCCCTCTCTTGTCCCTCTGGCCGTTAACAGGACAGAGGGACGCCCCGTCACAGAAGGCGGCGCCGGTTCTTCAACTTCACGCGTTTGTTTTCTCCATCACCGAACGCCGCAGGACGTCCACGGCAgcaagacaggaagtgaagcgGACCGCCGTGTCCCCCCCGCTCGCCTCAGCACATGGAGATGGTGACGTTGATCCCCAGGTTGCCGTTGTCGGCGAACAGGTGGGCGATGGAGGTGTCGAACACCAGGCAGTCGCTGTTCATGATGGCGGCCGCCACGCCGTCGTGGATGGAGCGCGGCGTGGCCTCCCAGGTGAGCCGGCGCCGGTTCCCGTTGAGCTCCAGGCGGTAGGCGAAGTTCTCGGCCTGCTTGCGTGTCCCGATGAGCAGAACCACGGCGAAGAACTGCTGGTGGCCCTCGTACTTCTCCTGCTTCTCCAGGACCAGCATGAAGTGGTGGCTGAAACACGACTGCATCATCACCCAGTCCACGGCGCCCGGCAGGTTGATGTCCGTCGCCAGGAACACGATGTCCTCGCCCTGAGGAGAGACCAGACCAGACGGGCTTTATGAATATCACGAAGCGATCAGACGGTGAACATCTCAATCACTGAAGGATAAAACAGCTGGCAGTAGTGGGTAGTAGTGAGCAGTAGTGAGCAGTAGTGAATAGTAGTGAGCAGTAGTGAGTAGTAGTGAGCAGTAGTGAATAGTATGAGCAGTAGTGAGTAGTGAAGTAGTGAGCAGTAGTGAAGTGAGTAGTGAGCAGTAGTGAATAGTGAGCAGTAGTGAGCAGTAGTGAGCAGTAGTGAGCAGTAGTGAATAGTAGTGAATAGTAGTGAGCAGTAGTGAGCAGTAGTGAGCAGTAGTGAATAGTAGTGAGTGAGTAGTGAGTGAGTAGTAGAGTAGTGAATAGTAGAGCAGTAGTGAGCAGTGGTGAGCAGTAGTGAATAGTAGTGAGCAGTAGTGAATAGTAGTGAGCAGTGGTGAGCAGTAGTGAATAGTAGTGAGCAGTAGTGGCCGTGAATAGTATTGAGCAGTAGACCTAGTGAGCTCACCTGCAGCGTGGTGATGGACTTGTGTGCGTGCATCAGGTGAGGCATGACGGCCTCCAGAGACCCCGCCCACTTACAGGTGGCCCCGGGACACGGACAGGTGTACGGACGGAACTCACACACCTCCTCGTGATCCGGCTTCTCCGTGTGGTGGAGCGCCAGAGGACAGCCGGCCGACGAGTACTGAGGGAGAGGTACAAGTACACAGGTACTGTCAGCTACACCTTTAAACATTAGAGGTACAAGTACACAGGTACTGTCAGCTACACCTTTAAAC from Anoplopoma fimbria isolate UVic2021 breed Golden Eagle Sablefish chromosome 24, Afim_UVic_2022, whole genome shotgun sequence includes the following:
- the siah2l gene encoding LOW QUALITY PROTEIN: E3 ubiquitin-protein ligase Siah2 (The sequence of the model RefSeq protein was modified relative to this genomic sequence to represent the inferred CDS: inserted 1 base in 1 codon), producing the protein MLCLRGPGATSGSKQEMTFPPARQFTGIGPQLEAMSRPSSAGAAGAGGGLGAGKAGGGSXQQAAGLVSLSSGGPGSSGSSGSASSASSSGPAAVGSGQSPELTALFECPVCFDYVLPPILQCQAGHLVCNLCRQKLSCCPTCRGPLTPSIRNLAMEKVASTLPFPCKYSSAGCPLALHHTEKPDHEEVCEFRPYTCPCPGATCKWAGSLEAVMPHLMHAHKSITTLQGEDIVFLATDINLPGAVDWVMMQSCFSHHFMLVLEKQEKYEGHQQFFAVVLLIGTRKQAENFAYRLELNGNRRRLTWEATPRSIHDGVAAAIMNSDCLVFDTSIAHLFADNGNLGINVTISMC